DNA from Triplophysa rosa linkage group LG12, Trosa_1v2, whole genome shotgun sequence:
AAAGTGAAGAGTGAAGGTATTCTTATAGTTAACTCTCCTTCTGTGTATGCAACTAATAATTCTTTTTTGGGTGTGACCCTCTTGCAGAGAGGTCAGGGTTCACAGTGCGACCCGTTGCAGGGTATCTGTCACCACGAGATTTCCTGGCCGGCCTGGCTTACCGAGTGTTTAACTGTACTCAGTATATACGTCATAGCACAGACCCTCTATACACACCAGAACCGTGAGTACACGCCACATTCAAATGTTTGATGTACAAAAACGTGTTTCTTTTCCTAAATTGCTTCTGGTTTCAGGGACACCTGCCATGAACTGTTGGGTCATGTACCGCTGCTGGCAGATCCCAAGTTTGCTCAGTTCTCACAGGAGATTGGTCTCGCATCTCTAGGGGCTTCTGATGAGGACGTACAAAAACTGGCAACCGTAAGTCTGATACCAGCCAATCGAATTATTAAAAGTCATCTCTGTATTGCTAGTCTGACTGGCAGGTTCTACACATTATCGATAACAAATGCCAAGAAGGTCACGGGATTGTTTTGTGGCTTTATTTCAGCATGTTACTGTCAGGTGTTGATCTATGGTGTTGATCTCTCATATGCATTTGCATTGAGTTTAAATGAGATCAGTGGCTGTGTGGGGAATCGCAGCCAGAGACAATCAGATCTGGGGATACGAGTGGGTGCTTCTCATAAGGGCCTGAAGCAACATTAACAGAGAGGATGGAATTCAAGTACATTACGTGAGATAGGGATATGGCGATAGTTCCTTGCATGCTTCCTAtgtatattgattatatttatGCTTgcctttacattttaatgtatgCAAACTATCGTTTCGTATACATGCAATAAACCACTGTGCTTTTTTGGCAGTGCTATTTCTTCACCATTGAGTTTGGGTTGTGCAAACAGGACGGTCAGTTGAGAGCTTATGGAGCAGGTCTGCTGTCTTCTATTGGAGAGTTGAGGGTACGACACCCTGTCatttaagtgatagttcgcccaaaaagaaaaattatgtcattatttactaacTCTCATGTcctttcaaacctttatgactttctttcttccacagaacgtaaaagaagatattttgaagaatgtcgttaactGGCACCTATTCACTtggattggttttgtgtctagcacaatagaagtgaatggggtccagcactttttggttaccaactttcttcaaaatatcttttttgtgttctgcggaaggaaggaagtcataaaggtttgaaatgaaaagtaaatgatgacaaaattttcacttttgggttaactatcagTTTAATAACACATATGCAGTAAATGTACTAACATTTTAACATAACTATGGCCTCAATCCTGTTATTCTGCAGCATGCGCTATCTGACAAAGCAACAGTGAAGACGTTCGATCCCAAAACCACATGCTACCAAGAATGTCTCATTACAACTTTTCAAGACGTTTATTTTTTCTCTGAAAGTTTTGAAGAGGCAAAGGAGAAAATGaggtaaatatacatttattcagacaaaaataatcatttcacAGATTGCATCggagtaaaaaaaattgaaatcgcTACATCTCAAATTAGGAATGGACATAGAAATCATTATCTGACATAATAGTCTAACCACATATTTTCTAAACAGGGATTTTGCTAAAACCATTAAGAGGCCTTTTTCTGTCTACTATAACCCGTACACCCAAAGCATCGATTTACTGAAGGATACCAGAAGCATTGAAAAAGTGGTGCAAGAGCTACGCAGTGACCTCACCACTGTCTGTGACGCCCTGGGAAAAATGAACACGTACCTCGGCATCTGAGACAATCAGATTCATCCGCTATTAAGCCAAGTATGCATTATGAATACAAATGCAACTTAGTTTTACAGTATAGTATGACTTATTTCACATGACatgaactaaatactgtaacAGTTGCAAGTATCATATTGATATCGATTCTCTGGGCTAAATTCATTATTATCGTCTTGCCTTGTTATCAACACAGCACATGAAATACTGCAAACATAACCATCATTTGGCACTCATAATCAAACATTACATCATACTGACGTAATTGTATTAACATACAATGTGACTAGTTTCATCAGGATGCTGAAGAAGCATTAATGACATAAATGATTTAGTATTGTTCAAGTCTTTTCTGGTTATCAAATACTGCCTCTTTGTGCCTCCTCTGATAATTGTAATGTTGTGCTTATGACAAAATATACGAAGTGATTTTTTCCCCAAAACAATATTGCAGCATGTAGCAAGGAAAGCTACAAGACATGTAAACTGtacttaaaaagaaaaaaatatgtcacAATCGTGAGCACTGATCTGATTTCAATGCTGTATTGTATTTGTAAGGAGTCTGTGCTTGATTTGTTGCTAACAATGTCAACTTGATCAATAAAgcattatattttagcattacgtgttggcctgtttttgaaagggtttggcagtgttttatttgctttattgctccctgaactctctgtaagtcgctttggttaaaagcgtctgctaaatgactaaatgtaaaagtgTGGCAAGAACATACTTCATTTATAACACACAGCAGACTGTCATGTAAACTGTCAAGTTATCAAACtatagaatttttttatttaattattttctatgACATTCTGCAGTACATATACACATAAATATcacaatttttataaaaatcaaTTAACCTTACATCATGCCACACAACCATCTATAGTCGTTAAACAGTAACCCGGCTGTTGGCATGCTTATGCAGTCTTGCATCAATGGACctcctcatcatcatcgtcGTCAAAGGCTTTCTCCTATTGTGATGACAATTGTAATAACAAAGTATCTCACAATGTTCTCTAGAAACTATCATtccagtgattttttttatttatacattcaacaCTACAAGAATAAGAGCATTAACTCTTACCCAGCCACCGTGCCCTTGAACCCAGGGAGTAAAGTGGTCCTTGATGTATTTAGCTCCAAATCCCATGACCCTGTTCATGGGGTGTAGGTCCAGGGCCTTGAGTCTGCTGGTGACCTCAAACGTCCAGGCAATCTGCTCACGGTTTCTCACAATTTGCTGATGTTCTGGCACCACACTCTTGATGAAAGTTGTGGTTAGTTTTTCAAACATGCTGTAAGTGAAAGAATCCTGCAGGTATCTTAAAAGCACGTGGTTCCTCTTTATCTGTTGAAGAAGAGAAAAGAACACAAGGATAAAAAAGTGGATGGACTTTGGATGGGTTAATCTGAAAAGGTtctgggtttgatcccagggagcacacacatacacacaaaaaatgttgtATAGCCTATCACCCATCCCCCCCCCCACCTTTTGTAGGGGCagtcgtggtctaatggttagagagacGGACTCTGACCAGacggttgccggttcgattcccagggctggTGGgtacgactgaggtgcccttgagcaagacaccttacccctacttgctccccgggcgctgcagtgatagctgcccactgctccgggtgtacgtgtgttcaccacttgctatgcgtgtgttcactactctctggatgggttaaatgcagaagtcacatttcgggtatgggtcaccatatctgactaataggtcactttcacttttgtatgtgttgttttttcttctttcccTAGTTGTTGTTCCCCTATGTCgttttgtactgtttttttcCTTTCACTGTTGTTGTATGTGGTCATACACAGCCTGAATGCGTAAGtcgcttcatttttttttttacttttttgctaCTTTAAAGCCTAGTTAGTCAAATCCACCAATAAttacttaaataataaaaactagcAGCAAAACTGATCTGATGTTCACTGCCGTGACAAAGATTTTTATTGTAAGGCTGTGCAGGCTTAAAAGAATAGaacaaccaaaaataaatattttctcatcaTTTAGCCTACTCATTTTTATGTAATCTCAGATACGACTTTCCTCTCTCATTTATTGCGACTATTCCTCTCTCAGATACCTCACATTTCACTCCAGAAGACAATTGTAAAGCCACTGGAGTCGTTTGGATTAAAGTTAAACATGTTAAGACCCATAACACAATAATAAGAcaacaatttaatataaaatgatttcCGTTCAACTGAAGTcacatacatctgggatgaCAGGAGAAAGTTAAATtgtgagagaattttcatttttgggttaagaTTACTTTAACATacgattattaaattatttatttgtggCAAAGACTTCAATGAACTCATGATTACCTTCTCATTCAGCTCATCCCCTGATTTCTTCAGTAATTCAACCAGCCTATCTACAACATCTTCTGAATCTGGGAGCACACAGAACAGCTCTACCGTAAATAATCAATAcgttttacaaaatacaaaaaaatacattttgcattttgattACGTTAGTCCAATATCACGTGATATGGATTACAGTCTGCGTTATATTTCACCTACCGCTCTGTCCATCATGTTCAAGTCCATCTGCAACAATAGACCCGCTCTCTACAAGCTGGCTCAGTTTATCAGCCACATCGCGGAAACGTTCATCACCTAACGTATAACAGACATGTCATTTCAATGCCAACAGACATGTCATTTCAATGCCAACAGACACGATCATCTCAGAAACACAAACTGCATGTGTAGGATTGTGACCTGTTGTTGCCGACCGCGCATACATGCGGACAAACAGCTCTTGTCTGACTTTGGACTTTCGTCTCTGCTGGTCATACACCTCAAGCAGTCGATATTCATCACTGTGTGTTGAAAATGAATCGCCCTCCATCGTACGTAACTTTCATACATACAACTCAACTGACTTCTGCCGGCTGGATAAAGAAACCGGAAATGTTCGTTTTATTTGCTACGCGGCATTACAAAACATAACCAAATCGAAATCAAAAACGTATTTGCACGTACGATTTAAAAACTAGTAACTTGTCTAAGTTTGTAAAAAGTTATAAAGTTTACAACACGAGTAAGGACGAAAATGCTGACGTAATAAGCCGTGACGTACGAAGGTCAGTCAAGTTCAAAGTTCAaagtttatttgtcacatacaaaaccatacacatactgtatatatataaactagATGCCTCATTGTCCGCTGGATCGTACGTCAACGCCACCGCCATGTTGGTGAGGGCAAAAGCCGACTACAAAGACATACGAGTGAATGGTGGAGCTGCAGTTTTCTGGATTTAAACACAACATCGTTTTaatttctcaactaatttcaatacttttctatttacgTGGTGTACAGAAACGTTTTGGCGGCAGTTAAAAATGGTTATagacatgaaaatgtatttattgtcatacggAACTGTTAAAACTCGGCTTGTCAATCAATCATTTAGGCTTAATAATTATGTAcacatcgctaatgtgaaataatttaaggtaGATTAAATGGACATGATCAGAACACAGCTCGTTCATTTTAAAATCCTGGGAAAAATCAAAACCATCGTCTTTACTATATAACTATATACTGCTAATTCATACTTATAATGCACGacagtgttatttgttttactatatcacatacatcatgtttttactgctgacattgaaatatgttaagaaatgtaaacgtgattgtgcttttaatgccgaAAAAGCGCAGCTCTCCCATTGGGTTCAGTGGGCTTTTAGTGCACtgttgccctcaccaatatggcggcgccgtTGACGTATCGCAGCAGCGGAGCAAAGCGGCCAATGCGGCGTctagttatttattatgtctatgCAAAGTACGACATGCAGTGAAATGCTTTTCCGACTGTCCGAATAGTGTAGAAAGGAGATAGGAAAGGAAGGAAGGTAAAactatatataaacaatatataaatataaatagtgtaGGGAGTGGGGAAGTGTCCATGTAAAGtgcagggcccggttgcataaagcaccttaagtgtaattttcccttaagtgtgtccttaaatataccttaagttttacttaagttattctattgtctttggtaaaggaaaaacTTGCAACCGGGTCAACGGTGCCTTGcaatatgtgtgtatatatatatacagtatatctgtagtatacaatttgtacaatgtgcaatgtatgcatatgtgtgtgcaaaAACTGTCCTGTTGTCGTGAAAAACAGTCGCTTTCTGTGCTTAGCCTACTgagatgttaaagggatatttcactaccaaatcaaaatttccccatgttttactatAGCCCTCAAggtatcctaactgaatatgattttcttctggAAGAGTAATCCAGTCAGAGTTAtgataccacgtatcattttgctTCCAAGCGGTAAAATGGGAGTGAACGGttgttgattttttaaataatattttattgtatatcagttgtattaaagtaaATTAAAACTTCTCAACAGttattctttgtggaggtctaccgtttgggccacataacttttgttatgttgttgctgctaaaACTATCTATAGTTTAAATCTAACATTGATTGTTAAAAACATTGATTGTTAAAAACATTGATAtgtgaatatgaatataaaagaaacattaaacttatttttattGTGAAAATTCTTTATTCACAAATGCAGAATAAATCCACACCATTAAGCTTTTGGTAATGAATTTTGTAGATGCCTTTTTAACTGAAGCATAGTAAAAACAACTACCAGCAGTTGGAATAATGACAAACAGCCCCTGCATCTTACATTCACAGTTTTTATAGCAATGCAAAACAGATAATAGACAGAAGTCAAAAAAGTCAATTTTAGtcacattaaaaataatcaagtccaatttaaagaattaagttatgtaattaaattaatttcagTATACTAATCTAagaataatcataataataat
Protein-coding regions in this window:
- the si:ch211-218c6.8 gene encoding apoptosis facilitator Bcl-2-like protein 14, with product MEGDSFSTHSDEYRLLEVYDQQRRKSKVRQELFVRMYARSATTGDERFRDVADKLSQLVESGSIVADGLEHDGQSDSEDVVDRLVELLKKSGDELNEKIKRNHVLLRYLQDSFTYSMFEKLTTTFIKSVVPEHQQIVRNREQIAWTFEVTSRLKALDLHPMNRVMGFGAKYIKDHFTPWVQGHGGWEKAFDDDDDEEVH